Proteins co-encoded in one Anguilla anguilla isolate fAngAng1 chromosome 16, fAngAng1.pri, whole genome shotgun sequence genomic window:
- the LOC118215601 gene encoding basic proline-rich protein-like — protein sequence MSTDNGALTGKRPVGKMSTDEGALTGRRPVGKMSTDEGALTGRRPVGKMSTDEGALTGKRPVGKMSTDEGALTGRRPVGKMSTDEGALTGRRPVGKMSTDEGALTGKRPVGKMSTDEGALTGRRPVGKMSTDEGALTGRRAACHKPEGDTALLKSPHPPSEPPPSEPPPPATRHPSTRHPSLLPPEPPANRAPTSRHPPPEHSPPEPHHPNLSRPEPHHPNLSRPEPHHPNLSPPEPHHPNLSPPEPHHPNLSPPEPHHPNLSPPEPHHPNLSPLEPLTTRAPPPEPLTTRTSQHLSPTTRAPPPEPLTTRAPPPKPLTTRAPPPKPLTTRAPPPEPLTTRASQHLSPPPPGHPPPGHPQMLPETSIRNSRGCRHITGSCDTERGSGGEDAPGSVSPQAGRRWPVMAFVLRDFSTELL from the exons ATGAGTACTGATAACGGTGCGCTGACGGGGAAACGGCCCGTTGGGAAGATGAGTACTGATGAGGGTGCGCTGACGGGGAGAAGGCCCGTTGGGAAGATGAGTACTGATGAGGGTGCGCTGACGGGGAGAAGGCCCGTTGGGAAGATGAGTACTGATGAGGGTGCGCTGACGGGGAAACGGCCCGTTGGGAAGATGAGTACTGATGAGGGTGCGCTGACGGGGAGAAGGCCCGTTGGGAAGATGAGTACTGATGAGGGTGCGCTGACGGGGAGAAGGCCCGTTGGGAAGATGAGTACTGATGAGGGTGCGCTGACGGGGAAACGGCCCGTTGGGAAGATGAGTACTGATGAGGGTGCGCTGACGGGGAGAAGGCCCGTTGGGAAGATGAGTACTGATGAGGGTGCGCTGACGGGGAGAAG AGCCGCCTGCCATAAGCCCGAGGGCGATACGGCTTTATTGAAGAGCCCGCACCCGCCAAGCGAGCCCCCACCAAGCGAGCCCCCACCTCCCGCCACCCGCCACCCGAGCACCCGCCACCCGAGCCTCCTGCCACCCGAGCCTCCCGCCAACCGAGCCCCCACCTCCCGCCACCCGCCACCCGAGCACTCGCCACCCGAGCCCCACCACCCGAACCTCTCACGACCCGAGCCCCACCACCCGAACCTCTCACGACCCGAGCCCCACCACCCGAACCTCTCACCACCCGAGCCCCACCACCCGAACCTCTCACCACCCGAGCCCCACCACCCGAACCTCTCACCACCCGAGCCCCACCACCCGAACCTCTCACCACCCGAGCCCCACCACCCGAACCTCTCACCACTCGAACCTCTCACCACCCGAGCCCCACCACCCGAACCTCTCACCACCCGAACCTCTCAGCACCTGAGCCCCACCACCCGAGCCCCACCACCCGAACCTCTCACCACCCGAGCCCCACCACCCAAACCTCTCACCACCCGAGCCCCACCACCCAAACCTCTCACCACCCGAGCCCCACCACCCGAACCTCTCACCACCCGAGCCTCTCAGCACCTGAGCCCCCCACCACCCGGGCACCCGCCACCCGGGCATCCCCAGATGCTACCAGAAACTTCTATCAGAAACTCTCGTGGCTGCAGGCACATCACAGGAAGCTGCGATACTGAGAGGGGAAGTGGAGGGGAAGATGCACCTGGGAGCGTCTCCCCCCAGGCTGGGCGGAGATGGCCGGTGATGGCCTTCGTTCTGCGGGACTTTTCCACTGAGCTTCTCTGA